The genomic segment TTCGCCACCGGATCTTCTCGTTCCGGGGGGTGATCTTCGACATCGATCCGGAATTCAACAACACCGAGGAGTGGTGGCTGTCGATTCCCGAGGAGGTGCGGCCCCACAAGGACCAGCCGTTCTACCATCTGCTCGCGGAGAACGCTGAATCCGAATACGTCGCCTATGTCTCTGAGCAGAACCTGTTGCCGGATGATTCCGGCGAGCCGGTCCGGCATTCCCAGGTTGCGGAGATCTTCATCAAGGACAAGGCCGGCGGCTATCGCCCGCGCAATCCCTCGCTGAACTGATCGTCGCCGATCGGCGGCCAGCAAAAAAGGCGCTCGAACCGAGCGCCTTTTTCACGTCCGGGATTTGCTCCCGATTACTTCTGACCAGTCGGAGCCGCGCCGGGCGCGCCACCACCCTGCTGCTCGAGCTTCTTGCGCTGCTCGTCGGCCTTCTTCTGAAGCTCTTCCTGGAGCTTCTTCTGGGTTTCCTCGAACACCTTCGGATCGGTCGGCGGACCGTCATAGGCCTTCTGGAATTCGCCGGTGAGCGGCAGCGGCAAGGTCAGCGGCGCGCCGTTGGCGTTGATCGCCTGGACAACGAGATTCTGGCCCTTCTTCATGTTGTTGATGAGCTCGGGCGTGGCCTCATAGTCGGACATGCAGCCGTTCTGGAAGCAGATCACATAGGGCTGCTGCAGCGGCGCGTTGCTGTCGACGATGATGCGGGTGCCGTGCACGAGTTGCATGCCGAGCGGCAGCGTCACGCGCAGGATCTTCTTCGGCTCGCCTTCCGGCTCGATGATCACGGCCGCGATGACCGGCTGGCCCGATTCGATGCGGCCGTCCTTGCCGGTGAAGCAGACCTGCTTGGCATTGGCGTCCTGGCCCTTGAGGCAGAACTTGGTCCAGGGCGCGTAGATCAGCTGGATCTGCTGATCGGCGGGCTGGGCTGCGCCCTGCTGCGGGGCGCCTTGCTGCGCGGGAGCCTGCGGCGATGCTGCGGGCGCCGGAGCCTTGGGAGCTGCCTTGGGAGCCGCCTTCGGAGCCGGGGCCGGGGAGGCCTTGGGCGCAGCGGGTGCGCCGGGGGCCGGCGCAGGGGTCTGGGCCTCGGCGGCAAACGGAACGGCCAACGCCGTCGCCGTCAACAGGGCGAGAAGTCGCCCGCGCGGCCGGACGGACGCGGCCAAGTAACGGAAATTCATTGCGGAAAACCCTTTCTGAACGGGAAGTGCCCGAACCGCTCCGAAGCGCCGAACCTGGCCGCCTTGGGCGCGGCTCTCTTCCCGTCAATTGAGGCGGATAAGTGACGGGCTCGACGCTCTTGCGCGATTGGGTGCCTTCTTAACGTGGCCGACGAAAAGATCAATGCCGACAAGCGTCTTTGGCCGGTCTGGTGCAAAAGCCCCATCAAATTCCCTGTGATAAGATTCAGGCCCGCCGGTCCTCGAATCACCGTGTGCCGATGTTCATGTTCCAGCGCCTCTTCGAGGGCCCCGGCCTCCGCCTCTGTGCGCTTGCCCTTGCGCTTGGCGGGGTGTTGTCCGGCGCCGCGGCGGCCGAGGAGGCCCATGCGATCGCCATGCACGGCAAGCCGGCGAAGCCCGCCGATTTCAGCCACATGCCCTATGCCAACCCCGATGCCCCCAGGGGCGGCCGCCTGACCTGGGGTATTCTCGGCACCTTCGACAGCCTCAATCCCTTCATCGTCAGGGGATTGGCGGTGCAGCCGGTCCGCAACTACGTGGTCGAGAGCCTGCTGGCGCGCGGGCAGGACGAGCCGTTCACGCTTTACGGCCTGCTCGCCAGAACGGTCGAAACCAATGACGAGCGAAGCTTCGTCACCTTCCGTCTCGATCCCCGCGCCCGCTTCTCCGACGGCAAGCCCGTCACGGCCGAGGACGTGCTGTTCTCGTGGCTGCTGCTGCGCGACCGCGGCCGTCCCAATCACCGGCAGTATTACAGCAAGGTTGCGAAGGCCGAAGCGCCCGATCCTCTCACCGTCCGATTCGACTTAACCGGCGCCAACGACCGCGAGCTGCCGCTGATTCTCGGCCTGATGCCGATCCTGCCCAAGCACGCGATCGACGTCGCGACCTTCGAGGAAACGACGCTGACGGCCCCGCTCGGCTCGGGCCCCTATCGCGTCACGGCGGTGAAGCCGGGCGCCAGCGTGACGCTCACGCGCAATCCCGATTATTGGGGCCGCGACCTCGCCATCAATCGCGGGCTCTACAATTTCGACGAGATCAGGCTCGACTATTTTCGCGAGGCGAACGGCCAGTTCGAGGCATTCAAACGCGGCCTCTACGATTTCCGCGTCGAGCACGAGCCCTTGCGCTGGCACGACGGCTATGACTTTCCGGCCGCCAGAAGCGGCGAGGTGATCCGCGACACCGTCAAGCCCGGCATGCCGCAGCCGTCCGAATTCCTGGTGTTCAACACCCGCCGTCCGATCTTCGCCGACATCCGCGTGCGGCAGGCCCTGACGCTGCTGTTCGATTTCGAGCTGGTCAACCGCAGCTATTTCTTCGGGCTCTATTCGCGCGTGGCCGGCTATTTCGCCGGCTCGGAGCTGTCGGCCTATGGCAGGCCTGCCGATGCGCGCGAGCGCGAGCTGCTCAAACCGTTCGCCGCGCAGATCCCGCCCGACATTCTGGAGGGCAGCTACCGCCTGCCGGTCACCGACGGATCAGGCCGCGACCGCACCACGCTGCGCGCCGCGCTGAAGCTGCTGTCTGAGGCCGGCTACGATCTCGACGGCACCGCGCTGCGCAACCGCGCGACCAAGGCCCCCTTCACCTTCGAGATCATGGTCACGACGCGCGACCAGGAGCGCATCGCGCTCGCCTTCCAGCGCGACCTTAGGCGCGCCGGCATCGAGGCCAGCGTGCGCTCGGTCGATCCCGTGCAATTTGACCAGCGCCGGCTCGCCTATGAGTTCGACATGATCCAGAACCGCTGGGACCAGTCGCTGTCGCCCGGCAACGAGCAGTATTTCTATTGGGGCAGCGCGGCCGCGGACAATCCGGGCACGCGCAACTACATGGGCGCCAGGGATCCCGCCGTCGATGCCATGATCGCCGCCCTGCTCGAGGCCCGTGAACATACGGACTTCGTTTCGGCGGTGCGCGCGCTCGACCGCGTCCTGATCGCGGGCGTCTACACAATCCCGCTGTTTAACGTATCGGAGCAATGGATCGCGCGCTGGAATCGGATAGAACGGCCCAAGACCACCTCCCTCTCGGGCTATTTGCCGGAGACCTGGTGGTCGAAGGGGCAGCCGCAAGCTCATCAAGCGAAGTGACGCCGTGAACCAGCCAGCCGTATCGCCGACGCTCGACACATTGTTTCAGCGCACGCTGACGCGGCAGCCGCGGGCGACCGCCCTGCTCGATCCGCTCAACAAGGCGCGCATCACCGGGCACCAGCCGCGGCGGATGACCTATGCCGAGGCCGATACCGCCATCGAGGCGCTGTCGGCGCATTTCGTCGAATCGGGCCTGCCCGCCAATTCCGTCATCGCGATCCAGTTGCCCAACACGGTCGAGTTCGTGCTGACCGTGCTCGCCGCCCATCGCGCCGGCCTCGTCGTCGCGGTGCTGCCGCTGCTGTGGCGCCATGCGGAACTGACCGCCGCGCTCAACCGCACCGCCGCGCGGGCCATCGTCACCATGAGCACGGTCGATGGCGTCAGCTATGCCGATCTCGCCATGCACGCCGCGGCCGAGGCGTTCTCGATCCGGCACGTCTACGGCTTCGGAAGCGACCTGCCCGAAGGCATGGCTTCGCTCGACGACGTCCTGGCGCGCCCGCCCGGCACCACGCGCGCCGTGATTCAGGACGGCCGCAAGGCGGCCATGATCTCCTTCGATGTCACGGCGGAGGGCTTCCGGCCGGTGCCGCGGCCGCATTTCAGCCTGATCGCGGGCGGCCTTGCGATGTCGCTCGAAGCCGACATCAAGCAGGGCGCGACGGTGATGGCGGCGTTCACGCCAATGTCGTTCGCAGGGCTCGCCTCCTCGCTCGCGGTGTGGTTGCTCTCGGGCGGCACCCTGGCGCTGCATCATCCGTTCGAGAACGATGTGCTGGAGCAGCAGATCAACGAGCACGAATGCGAGGTGCTGATCGCGCCGGCGCAGCTCGCGCTGCGGCTCGGCGATGCCGACCTCGCGGCGCGGATGCCCACTTTGCGCAACGTCATCGGCCTGTGGCGCGCGCCCGAGCAGGTGGCGGCGAGCGATGCCTGGATCGCGCCGCACGCGCCGCTGACCGACGTCTATCTGTTCGGCGAGGCCGGTTTGTTCGGCGCCCGCCGCGGCGAGGACGGCATGCCGGTGCCGGTGATGCCGGGGCCGCACGGCGCCCCGCGCGAGCAGTCCGGCTCCTCCATCGCCGGCGAGATCCTGCTGACGCCGAAGGGCACGCTCGGCCTGCGCGGCGCGATGGTGCCGATCGCAGCCTACGCCCCGCCGCAGCCGGTCGGCGAGACGCTGACGCCGCAGCCGCCGCGCGACTATGTCGACACCGGCTATGCCGCGCGGCTCGACCGCCCGAGCGGCGCGATCTGCATCACCGCGCCGCCCTCCGGCATCATGGCCGTCGGCGGCTATCGCTTCCTGTCCAACGACCTGCAGGAATGGGCGCGCCGGCTCGGCCAGGGTGCCCTGCTCACGGCGCTGCCCGACCGGCTCTCGGGCCACCGGCTCGCCGGGCGCGCCCAGGACAATGCCCGCGCCCGCGAGGCGCTCAGCGAGCTCGGGCTTAACCCCCTGATGGTCGAGGCTTTTCGGGACCGCTCCGGGGCGGCCTAGGCGCGGTTTCAGCGCTTGCGTTGACGCAGCATTAAGGCGGCCAAACTAGATTGCGCGGCATCTGTTGCGTGATCTTGAGTGACTCGATGTCCCAGGCGGGCCCGATCCTGTTTGTGTCCGATGCCGAACGTCCCGCCGTCGTGGCGGCGCTGGACGAGGCCCGGCTCTTTCCCGTCGTCGACACCGACTGGACCAGCGCATCGCGCGCGGTCGACGAGGTGCAGCCGGCCGCGGTTCTCGCTGCGGTCCATGCCGGACACGAGCCGCATGTGACGCGGCTTGCTAAGAAGATCGCCGATCAATCGCCTTACCTGCCCTTCGTGGCCCTGGATGCGGCGGGCACGCTGCCGCTCAACGCCCTGCCCTTCTCCTCGCGCGGCGGCAATCCTGACCGGCTGATCGCGCGGCTCCGGGCTGCGCTGCGCGTGCGTACATTGCACGCAACGGTTCTGCGCCGGCTGCCCGAAGTGAAGTTCGCGCTGCCGCAAGGCGATCCCGTACGCGACGCCACAGTGCTCCTGATCGGCCGCGGCGCGGCCTATCCCGCGCTCTCCGTCGCGCTCGGCGAACGCATCGGCGTGGTCGGCGCGCTCTCGATCGAGGCCGCCGCAAAACACCTCAACACCCGCGATCTCGACGGCGTCGTGCTCGCCGAAGGTTTTACCGCGCGCGTGACCGATGCCTTCCTCACGGTGCTTACGGAGGACGCTCGATTTCGCAACCTGCCTGTGGTCGTCACCGCCCACCAGCTCACCCAAAGCTACGACCTGCCCAATCTCGAGCTGATCGCGGGCGAGCCGGCGAGGATCGCGGCTAACGCGCTGCCCCTGATCCACCAGCACGCCATGGAAGCGCAGCTGAGCCGCACCTTGCGCTCGATCGATGCCGGCGGCTGGCTCGATCCGCGCAGCGGCCTGCTCACGGTGGAAGCCTTCGCCCGTGATTTCGCCAAGGCAGTGGAGCAGACGCTCGCCCGCGGCGGCGGCCTCTCCGTCGCCCGCTTCGCCTTCGACCCCAACAATTCCCGCGCCCAGCTCGACGCCGCGCGCATTTTGAGCCGCCTGATGCGGCAGATGGATTTTGGCGCGGCGCAGAAGGACGGCTCGGTGATCGTGGTGTTCGCCGAGACCGACTTCCGCACCGCGCATATGATCGCCCGCCGCCTGTCGGCGGTGATGCGGCACACCTCGAACGGCAAGCACGAGATGCGCAGCGATCCCGTGGTCAGCGTGGACTCGCTGTCGCCCTCAGATACGGCAAGGTCCTTGCTGGCGCGGCTGTCGGCGGACGCGTCACGGGCGGCGTCGTAGTTTTTCGCGAGCTGCCAGCAACAACCACCGTCATTGCGAGCGCAGCGAAGCAATCCAGACTCTCTCCGCGGAGAGACTCTGGATTGCTTCGTCGCAAGGGCTCCTCGCAATGACGTGGTGAGAGCCGGGCCTACGCCGCTTTCTTGCTTTCCGCGAGCTGCGCCAGCTGCCGCATGATCTCCGTCGTGCCGGCGAGGCGCTCTTCCGGCGTTTCCCAGTCCTGCAGGAACACCACCTTCATGTCGGGCCGCACTTTGGCGGCCTGGCCGTGGCTGCGGATGAAGGTGACGAGGCGATCGGGATGGGCGAAGGAATTGTCGCGGAAGACGATGACGGCGCCCTTCGGGCCGGCGTCGATCTTCTCGACATTGGCCCGGCGGCAGAACGCCTTGATCGCGGCGACCTTGAACAGGTAGCGGACTTCGTCCGGCAGCA from the Bradyrhizobium sp. WBAH42 genome contains:
- the hspQ gene encoding heat shock protein HspQ, with translation MIKARTAKFQIGQVVRHRIFSFRGVIFDIDPEFNNTEEWWLSIPEEVRPHKDQPFYHLLAENAESEYVAYVSEQNLLPDDSGEPVRHSQVAEIFIKDKAGGYRPRNPSLN
- a CDS encoding invasion associated locus B family protein codes for the protein MNFRYLAASVRPRGRLLALLTATALAVPFAAEAQTPAPAPGAPAAPKASPAPAPKAAPKAAPKAPAPAASPQAPAQQGAPQQGAAQPADQQIQLIYAPWTKFCLKGQDANAKQVCFTGKDGRIESGQPVIAAVIIEPEGEPKKILRVTLPLGMQLVHGTRIIVDSNAPLQQPYVICFQNGCMSDYEATPELINNMKKGQNLVVQAINANGAPLTLPLPLTGEFQKAYDGPPTDPKVFEETQKKLQEELQKKADEQRKKLEQQGGGAPGAAPTGQK
- a CDS encoding extracellular solute-binding protein → MFMFQRLFEGPGLRLCALALALGGVLSGAAAAEEAHAIAMHGKPAKPADFSHMPYANPDAPRGGRLTWGILGTFDSLNPFIVRGLAVQPVRNYVVESLLARGQDEPFTLYGLLARTVETNDERSFVTFRLDPRARFSDGKPVTAEDVLFSWLLLRDRGRPNHRQYYSKVAKAEAPDPLTVRFDLTGANDRELPLILGLMPILPKHAIDVATFEETTLTAPLGSGPYRVTAVKPGASVTLTRNPDYWGRDLAINRGLYNFDEIRLDYFREANGQFEAFKRGLYDFRVEHEPLRWHDGYDFPAARSGEVIRDTVKPGMPQPSEFLVFNTRRPIFADIRVRQALTLLFDFELVNRSYFFGLYSRVAGYFAGSELSAYGRPADARERELLKPFAAQIPPDILEGSYRLPVTDGSGRDRTTLRAALKLLSEAGYDLDGTALRNRATKAPFTFEIMVTTRDQERIALAFQRDLRRAGIEASVRSVDPVQFDQRRLAYEFDMIQNRWDQSLSPGNEQYFYWGSAAADNPGTRNYMGARDPAVDAMIAALLEAREHTDFVSAVRALDRVLIAGVYTIPLFNVSEQWIARWNRIERPKTTSLSGYLPETWWSKGQPQAHQAK
- a CDS encoding class I adenylate-forming enzyme family protein, with the translated sequence MNQPAVSPTLDTLFQRTLTRQPRATALLDPLNKARITGHQPRRMTYAEADTAIEALSAHFVESGLPANSVIAIQLPNTVEFVLTVLAAHRAGLVVAVLPLLWRHAELTAALNRTAARAIVTMSTVDGVSYADLAMHAAAEAFSIRHVYGFGSDLPEGMASLDDVLARPPGTTRAVIQDGRKAAMISFDVTAEGFRPVPRPHFSLIAGGLAMSLEADIKQGATVMAAFTPMSFAGLASSLAVWLLSGGTLALHHPFENDVLEQQINEHECEVLIAPAQLALRLGDADLAARMPTLRNVIGLWRAPEQVAASDAWIAPHAPLTDVYLFGEAGLFGARRGEDGMPVPVMPGPHGAPREQSGSSIAGEILLTPKGTLGLRGAMVPIAAYAPPQPVGETLTPQPPRDYVDTGYAARLDRPSGAICITAPPSGIMAVGGYRFLSNDLQEWARRLGQGALLTALPDRLSGHRLAGRAQDNARAREALSELGLNPLMVEAFRDRSGAA
- a CDS encoding GGDEF domain-containing protein, coding for MSQAGPILFVSDAERPAVVAALDEARLFPVVDTDWTSASRAVDEVQPAAVLAAVHAGHEPHVTRLAKKIADQSPYLPFVALDAAGTLPLNALPFSSRGGNPDRLIARLRAALRVRTLHATVLRRLPEVKFALPQGDPVRDATVLLIGRGAAYPALSVALGERIGVVGALSIEAAAKHLNTRDLDGVVLAEGFTARVTDAFLTVLTEDARFRNLPVVVTAHQLTQSYDLPNLELIAGEPARIAANALPLIHQHAMEAQLSRTLRSIDAGGWLDPRSGLLTVEAFARDFAKAVEQTLARGGGLSVARFAFDPNNSRAQLDAARILSRLMRQMDFGAAQKDGSVIVVFAETDFRTAHMIARRLSAVMRHTSNGKHEMRSDPVVSVDSLSPSDTARSLLARLSADASRAAS